TTGCCTAATCTTTTTGGcagctattttcttttccttccctttccCATCACCCCCcaagaaagttgagtcaaagaCTTTCTGCGGCATTTTCCGGGGAAAGTGTATTTTGCAACTTCTGCAACAATGGCTTCTAGtcctttctctctcattttcttttgctttctcttcctgtttttttcttcttgggtGAATCCCACTTTTGAAGGGATAGAAGCAACCCCTTCCTCTTCACGTGCATAGCTTCAGCTTATCATGTGACCATCCCTATTCTGTCTGACTCTCTCtttgacccctctctctctctctctctctctctctctctctgtgtttgtgtctctctgtctctctcactGTGACAGCTGACTCTTCAAAACCAGGAGatactccctctctctctgtctacaTAAAGGAAGTGGGTTGAATCTCCATCTATGTGAAAACTCAACCATGGGCTGTTTTCAGTCCAAGACCACTCATCATCCCTCACCAGACCAAGAACCCTCTCAAGCCGACCCCAGACCAGATCCAGGTATGTTGCTTCACTCTCTCGCTTTATGTCTTCAGCAACGATGCCTACAGATGTATATGCATGTCTCGTGTTTTTTTGTGTGGGTGGCGTGCTTGTAAATGTGATGGGTGATGTTTCATGGTCCAACTTGATCTACATTTTAGCTTCCACCTAGATTCCAAAAAGAAACCTTTAGGTTGGTCTCTGTTGGGCAAGCGAAGAAAGGTCACTTCAACGAGCTGCTTTTGGTTTTCCCGTGCTCTTTAGTGCTTCTGGTTGTTGTGATTCACTTTTTGGGGGGTTCTGGTTCATTTATTGATGCTGGGCCAAGTAAATTGTTGATCTTGTAAATTGAAGTTTCATACTTCAAGTACGTTGGCTTTCATTTCCCAAGAGGGGCATCGGCCTTTTGAGTTTCTTTCTAAACTGGGTACAAGAGTTTCTGAGCTAATGCCGGTGTGTGTTCTTCATATGTGCTGGTTGATTTTGTTTGAGTGAAGCAAATGGAGAGCAAGTGGACCAGGACCAAGTTCCTGCATTCAAAGAGTTTCCGCTTGCAGACCTCCGAGCCGCTACAAATGGGTTTAGCAGTGAATTGATAGTCTCAGAATGCGGAGAGAAGGCCCCCAACGTTGTATACAGAGGGAAGCTCCGGAACAACCGTTGCGTCGCCATTAAACGTTTCTCCAAACAATCTTGGCCTGACCCACAACAATTTGTGGTAATGTCTTTGATTTGCCTTCtctgttttcattttgatttttccttttgtggttGGGCCTTTTGGATGGAAAACATGGTGAATCCTCTGTTTTAGTTGTGGTCTAGATTATTTGTGCAGAAAAAAGCTAAAGAAATTTTCATAGGGTAATTTATCTATTTGGTTTGCTGAAATTCGTTTGTTTTGTGTTTCTTATGCACTAGTTCCCCAAAATTAGTCAATGTGAAAACTTGCCTGGATAGCAAAATGGGCATTTGTCTGGAGAAAACTGGTTGAATTCGCCTTCCATTGTATGCATTGGTGGCTCTTTGATGATCCTGTTTCTTTGTTTCATGCAGACAGAAGCATCTGGGGTTGGCAAGGTCCGGCATAAGAGGTTGGTGAATTTAATTGGGTGTTGTGCTGAAGGGGATGAGCGCCTATTGGTGGCAGAGTACATGCCAAACGATACTCTATCCAAGCATCTGTTTCACTGTACGTCTCATTCCTAATTTCACATGTTCAACTATCATTTAAGCATCTTTATTGTTTGTGACCTCAAGATTTTGCAACTGTTGGCTCTTACCATCTTGACTGGTGTTATTTCTGAGAGCTGAGATACGGTCATAAAAGTAAACAATCCAATGTGGCATTTCATGGAAAATGGGAATCTTTCACATCCTAGCTATCAGGAATGTGTCTGTGTTAAGTAGATAAGTTGGCTGTTTGGGGACACAAACATAGACAAGAAAGTGTGGATAGactaacatttttttatcatgtttTGGAAGAGAACTATCTAACATGCTAATGGGATTGCAAATTTCCATTTTCCTGAGAATGTAGAATTGGTTGTCTCATTTCAGAAGTCCATTATGGCCCATTTGCTTGTTATCCTTTCTTTAATAGCGAATCAGTATTCAAGAATTTGTATTATAGCTTGGTGTGCTTTTTCTTAACTCTTTTCCAATCTAATCTGTCATATTTTGCAGGGGAGAAGCAGCCATTGCCTTGGGAGATGCGGGTTAGAGTTGCTTACTATATTGCACAGGCACTTGACCATTGCAATACTGAAAACCGGAAGATCTATCATGATTTGAATGCATACAGAGTTCTCTTTGATGAGGTATTTGTCTACACAACGAGGATGGTTTCCAAAGAGCATTTTGCCTATTTTTGGATGGAACTTGAGTTATAGGATAATATTATCCATCAATTTCTGTGAAGACAACCAGAACTTAATGGTATTTACCACACACTAAAAGATCTTTGTATTCTACACAAAAATAACCTGAAGCTTTTGTttgttagtattttttttttaattattatagtCGAAATTGGTTGTATAATGGGGAAATTGAGTATCCCAAACTTCATACATAATATGTATCCGTTTGACTTTCTCTGATGTAAGCAATTCTTTCTCATACTTGGGATTGTTAAAAGGTATGTTGGCCATGGAAGGTGATGAGGTTTGCATGGATCTATTTATTTAGATGCAGAGCGTTCTCAAAGGACAGGAAGACAGTGGATTTGCTTCTTTGTACATATATATGTCATTTCCGGATGACTAACACCATAGTTGGCATTTGTGTCCTAAATGAGATCTTGCTTGTCTTTATTTGCTTGCTTCCTTCTTCTAGAGGAAAGACGATGTCCTGCTCTGTGGACTATGTACTATCCTTGAAACTGAATTTGTTATTATTGCAGGATGGTGACCCTCGGTTATCCAGTTTTGGCCTTATGAAGAACAGCAGGGATGGAAAAAGCTACAGTACCAATTTAGCTTACACTCCACCAGAATTTCTACGGACAGGtctgtttttgttttatatGATACATAGTATATAGGTATGATGTAAGTGTGGCTGGTTGTTCTTTCTGTTTGTTTTCTTGATCAGTTGATTATGGATTTCATGCGAGGGCGCTATGGAGGTGCAAACTCATTTAACTACTGAGAAATAGGCTACGGAACTTGTACAAATGCTTGATAGCAGATATACGGATGGAGAGGGTAGCAATAATTAAGTTTGTTTGCAATCCTTTGCTAAATAATTTCAAACTTGGTTATCAAGTTTTGGCCTTATGAAGAACAGCTGGGATGGAAAAACCTACCCTACCAATTTAGCTTACACTCCACTAGAAGACAGGTCTGTTTCTGTTCTAGATGATACATGGTACATACGTCTGATGTAAGTGTGGCTGGTCATTCTTTCTGTATGTTTTCTCGATCAGTTGATTGTGGATTTCATGTGAGGGCGCTAAGGAGGTGCAAACTCCTTTAACTATTGGGAAATAGGCTACGGACTTGTACAAATACTTGATAGCAAATTATAAGGATGAAGAGGGTGGAAATAATTAAGTTTGATTGCAGTCCTTTGctaaataatttgaaagacGATCTCTTTTCATGATACAGTCAATAAATAGAAATTATGTTTGTCAGAACCTGGACTTTGCATGCCCTAATTACCCTTCCCATATAATCCGTGTTATCAAAGGTGTCTAATCAGTTGCACTGTTTATCTCTGGGTGATTATTATCTTATCCAGTAACAATTATTGTTATCAGATCATATGACTTGCCCTCAAAATCCTAGATGTTAGAAGAACAAGAGGAATGAAaaaacatttgattttttgtccTCTTAGTCTGCTTATATCCAAAAGTGTCATTCATTTTACAGTTTAAAGTGTGATTAAGCCATCTGTTTTTTTCTTATTGACGTTTATTTTCCTGTGTGGGCAAGACATAGCATGGGTGTTGTGAATATGTCATGAGTATTACTTTGTGATATAATTATATAATGGTAAACCTTCAAAGAAAGAACTAAATTCTTCCCATTAATTTATGCTGTTCCAGAAACTGGTATTGCAATGAGATGCTTTTAAGTGTCGATGACCATATTTGTCCACTTCGCGCCAACATGCTACTTTGCAAAGCATTTGCATCTCTTCTAATTGATGACAGGCTTTGTTATGTCTCAAGGATGAATCTGCTAATGTATGGAATTGGTGTGGGAGACATAGGAATAGAGTTGTTACGACTTAATAACAAGTTGTAGACAAGATGCTCTTGATTCTTGGTTCTGTGCTCGTAATTCGTTGGGCTTCTATTGTGTCTTTCTTTTCAACCTTGTGTCATGCTTGAAAGAACCGTTCTTGCACTTGTAATCTATTTTTAGCAATTGGAGTTGAAACTTCTTTGTAAAGCTGTGTTTTGAAAGTCGGTGCTTCAATTTTCAGGAAGGGTCATCCCGGAGAGTGTGATTTATAGTTATGGGACTGTATTGCTGGATCTTTTGAGTGGCAAGCATATCCCTCCAAGCCATGTAAGGAATTTGGATTCAATACTTAAGTTGTATTCAATTTTCGTCATCAGACATTCCGTCTTTCTTGGGTTTCCGATGAGTTATGGGCATCATCCTTGACGGCTTTGCTCCGACTGTACTGAAAATCACACTAATTATAGAGGATGGAAAGATCAAGGCTTCTCCTGAATTCGGGTAGTCCAGTGAGTTAAATCCAGGCAGCAGGGCCTAAAATCTTGCAGGATTGGAATGATATATGATGCAAATACTTCGTATCTGTGCTTAACGTATCAAAGCTGCACTGCTACATACatgtttttctcttcatttgctAATAGGCGTTCTTTTCCCCAAGTCTTTGTCAGTTGCAAAATTCGCTTTAGACTTTTCACCATCAGTTATGTTTTTGTGACTTTAGGCACTGGATTTGATAAGGGGTCAAAATTCTTTATTGCTAATGGATTCATCCTTGGAAGGACAATATGTCAATGAAGATGCATCTGAATTGGTTGAGCTAGCCTCAAAATGTCTGCAGTATGAGACCAGAGACAGGCCTGACATCAAGTTTCTCCTATCATCGGTTGCACCTCTCCAGAAGCAGAAAGAGGTGCGGAATCTCAAGTGCCCTTTTGGTGGCTTCCCACTAATTCAGCTGTAGATTTGTCGTGAATGGTTCTTGATTCTGTTCATGGATGGCTCTCTTCCTTCGCTAATATGTGCATTTACCACCAGGTGGCTTCGCTTGTTCTTATGGGTATCACTAAAACTCCTGTGGTACTTCCAACAATGCTATCGCCGCTAGGGAAGGCATGCGCTAGGATGGACCTTACAGCTGTACACGACATACTGCTTAAGACAGGTTATAAGGATGAAGAAGGTGCAGAAAATGAGGTTAGAGTTGTAGCGTTCTGTCATGTCAAACTGGTATACAACCAATTAGCCCACAGAACTTATATTAAACCACAGTGATTATCCTGCTGATCAAGCCAACTACGGTGAACTAGCTTTATGCTGATAATTGTTTATTGCATGGTCCAAGTGTCCAATAGTCTTTGAAAGGAAATgtaaagcaagagagagaagacaGATGGGACATATGACGTGAACAATATCTATCTTTAATTTGCTGTGAAAGCAAAATGAAACAGTCCTATGAGTATATTTATGGAATTAGATGCCTCTTAATCCCTTTATGGGCAGGATTGCCTCGGTATCTCTTTAAGAGATTCTAGATAGTAActttaaaacttgtcacttCCTTCCTGTCCAATCCTTGTGTTGGGTCATGACAACATTGGTGTCTCTGCAAAATCCCTGTTATGTCATGGCTTTTGCTAATGACCTGTCTATTTGTGGCTCTAGATAAAGCTCTGATATTTACTTGGCTTGTGTAATTGTTTATCTGTGATTCTCGTGCAGCTTTCGTTCCAAGAATGGACACAGCAAGTACaagacatgttgaatacaaagAAGTTTGGTGATATTGCTTTCAGGGACAAAGATTTCAAGAATGCGATTGATTACTACTCAAAGGTACTACTCTTAACATAGCAACTTTGACGTGAGCATAATATTTACTCTGCTATGATTTCATGCGATAAACTCTAGTTATATTTTAGTaggggtgagaaaaaaaaaccaccaaaaaaaacCCCCCCGGACAAGGGCGAAAAGGGCCGGTTCCCGTTTTGGGGGTTGGGGTCCTAAATTAGTGACGGGGGGTCCGGCCCCCGTTCCTAAAAAAAAACCGCCGACCCCCcctttaaatttaaaaaaaaaaaggttaattgAAGAGGCGCTATGATTTCATGCGATAAACTCTAGTTAATAATTCTTAGTCCTAGTTTGTTTGAAGGTGCTCGCATTCAAAATTTACTTCTTAGCCAGTTGAGAATGGTTCCCATATATTTTATGTATTAAGCAGACAGCTATATGGCAAAATGTTATCATGTTAGGAAGTTAGAAACTGCTGACTGATGAATTTCTCCGTTATTTCGTTGCCCTCCAATATTTCCTACAACTGCCTGCACTAATGCTAGTTCACTTTGATTGAAACACAGTTGGTGTCAATGATGTCTGTCCCTTCTGGTACTGTTTTTGTGAGGCGAGCACTCTCGTATTTGATGCTTGGCCAACCGGAGCTTGCTCTGAGAGATGCAATGCAGGCTCAGGTGTGCTTGCCCGAGTGGCCCACTGCCTTCTATATGCAGGCTCTGGCCCTCTCGAAGCTCGGGATGGAAACCGACGCTCAGGACATGCTCAATGATGGTGCTTCCTTTGATGCGAAGAAGCAGAACAGCTGGCGCAGTTGATTAATCCACACTTGCCGAGTTATTTCTCTGCTCTAACTTGTGCTATACAGCGAGGTGGGGTCGGAAACAGAGATCCCTCCTGGAAAGATATTCTAGGGGTTTGTTTTCACTTTGTCgcctccatttttcttctctcctGGATATAGTTTCACCGAGAATGCGGTGCGTGATGATAGTACAGAGTTGAGTAGCCAAGTTTCTAGTTAGGGCAACTTAATGCCGTATCATGCTG
This sequence is a window from Rhodamnia argentea isolate NSW1041297 chromosome 3, ASM2092103v1, whole genome shotgun sequence. Protein-coding genes within it:
- the LOC115726067 gene encoding serine/threonine-protein kinase BSK2, whose product is MGCFQSKTTHHPSPDQEPSQADPRPDPANGEQVDQDQVPAFKEFPLADLRAATNGFSSELIVSECGEKAPNVVYRGKLRNNRCVAIKRFSKQSWPDPQQFVTEASGVGKVRHKRLVNLIGCCAEGDERLLVAEYMPNDTLSKHLFHWEKQPLPWEMRVRVAYYIAQALDHCNTENRKIYHDLNAYRVLFDEDGDPRLSSFGLMKNSRDGKSYSTNLAYTPPEFLRTGRVIPESVIYSYGTVLLDLLSGKHIPPSHALDLIRGQNSLLLMDSSLEGQYVNEDASELVELASKCLQYETRDRPDIKFLLSSVAPLQKQKEVASLVLMGITKTPVVLPTMLSPLGKACARMDLTAVHDILLKTGYKDEEGAENELSFQEWTQQVQDMLNTKKFGDIAFRDKDFKNAIDYYSKLVSMMSVPSGTVFVRRALSYLMLGQPELALRDAMQAQVCLPEWPTAFYMQALALSKLGMETDAQDMLNDGASFDAKKQNSWRS